Proteins from one bacterium genomic window:
- a CDS encoding methyltransferase domain-containing protein, whose translation MSGPIDRVRQMRRLAASMRAQLEAAVLRAGLEAGLFQALVDEPMTAAELAEAKTAPLDLIAAWLRAAHAHGLLLRREGRFRPVPYVRWLLEGQDAEAARAMLDQTALTYVPLQARLPALLQGEARPTFGKDPEEALRVAIGSRVTEGAALSVLRRLPGVRDARRILDVGCGEGTYLADLLVRFRDALGTGVELDRAVAEKARTRLRAAEVFRRCEILDGDFMELSLPRDTFDLVLLNNNLHYFDIEGRAALFDRVHGCLADGGTLAIQTPLVSSSVAARALGVRAAMASFDLFLRAHENLHGLPVLAELAAQLRDAGFIKVGDRGVGLGGLARYVWARKAGTR comes from the coding sequence ATGAGCGGCCCCATCGACCGGGTGCGTCAGATGCGGCGTCTCGCGGCGAGCATGCGTGCACAGTTGGAGGCCGCGGTCCTGCGGGCGGGGCTCGAAGCGGGGCTGTTTCAGGCGCTCGTCGACGAGCCGATGACCGCGGCCGAGCTTGCCGAAGCTAAGACTGCGCCTCTCGACCTGATCGCCGCATGGTTGCGAGCGGCCCACGCCCACGGCCTGCTTCTTCGCCGCGAGGGGCGATTTCGCCCGGTCCCCTATGTCCGCTGGCTCTTGGAGGGTCAGGACGCCGAAGCCGCTCGTGCGATGCTCGACCAGACCGCGCTGACCTATGTCCCTCTGCAGGCCCGTCTCCCGGCCCTTCTCCAGGGGGAGGCACGCCCGACCTTCGGCAAGGACCCGGAAGAGGCTCTCCGGGTCGCCATCGGCTCGCGGGTGACCGAGGGGGCCGCCCTTTCGGTGCTTCGCAGGCTACCGGGCGTGCGCGACGCGAGGCGTATCCTCGATGTCGGTTGTGGCGAAGGTACCTACCTTGCCGATCTGCTCGTCCGCTTCCGGGATGCCCTCGGTACCGGCGTCGAGCTGGACCGCGCGGTGGCCGAGAAGGCTCGCACGCGCCTTCGTGCGGCGGAGGTGTTCCGTCGTTGTGAGATCCTCGACGGAGATTTCATGGAGCTGTCGCTTCCGCGCGACACCTTCGATCTGGTTCTGTTGAACAACAATCTGCACTACTTCGATATCGAGGGTCGCGCGGCTCTGTTCGATCGGGTGCATGGCTGCCTTGCAGACGGCGGCACACTCGCGATCCAGACCCCCCTGGTCAGTAGTTCAGTGGCGGCTCGTGCGCTCGGAGTCCGCGCCGCCATGGCCTCATTCGATCTCTTCCTTCGAGCCCATGAGAATCTCCACGGCCTCCCGGTACTGGCCGAGCTCGCGGCGCAATTGCGCGACGCGGGTTTCATCAAAGTGGGCGATCGCGGGGTTGGGCTGGGTGGGCTCGCGAGATATGTGTGGGCCAGGAAGGCGGGCACGCGGTAG
- a CDS encoding UvrD-helicase domain-containing protein, translating to MAAPPGAAPSSSLRIDCYLSPVPRSLFPLRVKSLLAESLVEGLNPEQRTAIECTEGPLLVLAGAGSGKTRVLTHRVAYLIGACGIPPEGILAVTFTNKAAGEMRGRVEKLLGPEAQGLWLSTFHSTCVRILRREIGQLGRERGFVIYDQSDALGVVKEAMRRHSLDPKTQDAKRLSWSIDQWKNAGWLPAEAAEKANDLDAEHSAEIYATYQKLLAEANALDFGDLLLLTVELFERYPEVLRHYQERWQYVLVDEYQDTNRVQYQLVQQLVGPHRNLCVVGDPDQSVYGWRGADIRNILDFERDFPDAQVVKLERNYRSTQRILAGADAVVDNNPDRPPKKMIAEGGEGERIILYQARDERDEASHVVRKILEGVKDGDRAYGQHAVFYRTNAQSRPVEEELLKYDVPYVVVGGVRFYDRAEVKDALSYLRLAQNPRDDMALRRIVNRPARGIGKTTIERAAVLAEERGTSLLEGLRAYAEGSGGRVRGKVAEFLTLVNNLASGLPHWEPAEAISAVLDQTGYLRGLEKEATPEAENRVENLRELIASAEDFEVANRGPEDEGRSLVELFLDQVALVSDLDSAEFRDDRVSLMTVHSAKGLEFPVVFVLGMEEGVFPHQGSMRDERAIEEERRLCYVAMTRAMEELTLAHALERRRFGTRTFGTVSRFLREVPQNLVEEIGAPVATRSWESEGRGYDYSYDQSAPEEGESGGSGAAVGGRVRHPVFGVGTIQAVIGRGPAQKLRIRFDHAGVKTVVVRYANLEPA from the coding sequence ATGGCGGCGCCGCCTGGAGCAGCCCCTTCTTCTTCACTGCGGATTGATTGCTACCTTTCACCGGTTCCCCGCTCCCTCTTTCCTCTGAGAGTGAAGTCCTTGCTCGCTGAATCCCTCGTCGAGGGCCTGAATCCGGAGCAGCGCACTGCCATCGAATGCACCGAGGGTCCGTTGCTCGTGCTGGCGGGCGCCGGCAGCGGCAAGACCCGGGTGCTCACCCATCGCGTCGCCTACCTGATCGGTGCTTGCGGCATTCCGCCGGAAGGCATCCTCGCGGTGACCTTCACGAACAAGGCCGCCGGTGAGATGCGGGGCCGCGTCGAGAAGCTACTCGGCCCCGAGGCGCAAGGGCTCTGGCTCTCGACCTTCCACTCCACCTGCGTGCGCATCCTGCGCCGGGAGATCGGTCAGCTGGGCCGCGAGCGTGGCTTCGTCATCTACGACCAGTCCGATGCATTGGGCGTCGTCAAAGAAGCGATGCGCCGCCATTCCCTCGACCCGAAGACCCAGGACGCGAAGCGGCTCAGCTGGAGCATCGACCAGTGGAAGAACGCAGGCTGGCTTCCGGCAGAAGCAGCCGAGAAGGCGAACGACCTCGACGCGGAGCACAGCGCGGAGATCTACGCCACTTACCAGAAGCTCCTGGCCGAAGCGAACGCGCTGGATTTCGGCGACCTGCTCCTGTTGACCGTCGAGCTCTTCGAGCGCTACCCGGAAGTCCTGCGCCACTACCAGGAGCGCTGGCAGTACGTGTTGGTGGACGAGTACCAGGACACGAACCGGGTGCAGTACCAGCTCGTGCAGCAGCTGGTCGGGCCTCATCGCAACCTCTGTGTGGTGGGGGATCCGGATCAATCCGTCTACGGATGGCGCGGTGCGGACATCCGCAACATCCTCGATTTCGAACGCGACTTTCCCGACGCCCAGGTTGTGAAGCTCGAGCGCAACTATCGTTCGACGCAGCGCATCCTGGCCGGTGCGGATGCCGTGGTGGACAACAACCCTGATCGTCCGCCCAAGAAGATGATCGCGGAAGGCGGCGAGGGCGAACGGATCATCCTGTATCAGGCGCGCGACGAACGGGACGAGGCCTCCCACGTGGTGCGCAAGATTCTCGAAGGCGTGAAGGATGGCGATAGGGCCTACGGCCAGCACGCGGTCTTCTATCGTACGAACGCTCAATCCCGGCCCGTCGAAGAAGAACTCCTCAAGTACGACGTGCCCTACGTGGTCGTGGGCGGCGTGCGCTTCTACGACCGGGCCGAGGTGAAGGACGCGCTCTCGTATCTGCGGCTGGCCCAGAACCCCCGCGACGATATGGCGCTCCGGCGGATCGTGAACCGCCCGGCGCGGGGGATCGGCAAGACGACGATCGAGCGGGCTGCCGTGCTTGCCGAGGAGCGCGGGACATCTCTGCTCGAGGGATTGCGCGCCTACGCCGAGGGCTCCGGTGGGCGTGTGCGCGGTAAGGTGGCCGAGTTCCTGACCCTCGTGAACAACCTGGCCTCGGGATTGCCGCATTGGGAGCCTGCTGAAGCGATCTCCGCCGTACTCGACCAGACCGGCTACTTGCGCGGGCTGGAGAAGGAAGCCACACCCGAGGCCGAGAACCGGGTCGAGAACCTGCGCGAGTTGATCGCGTCGGCGGAGGATTTCGAGGTCGCCAATCGCGGGCCCGAGGACGAAGGCCGTAGCCTGGTCGAACTCTTCTTGGACCAGGTTGCGCTGGTTTCGGATCTCGATTCCGCCGAGTTCCGCGACGATCGCGTTTCCCTGATGACCGTTCACTCGGCGAAGGGTCTCGAATTCCCTGTCGTCTTCGTGCTCGGCATGGAAGAGGGCGTGTTCCCTCACCAGGGCTCGATGCGCGACGAGCGGGCGATCGAGGAGGAGCGCAGGCTTTGCTATGTGGCGATGACGCGCGCCATGGAGGAGCTGACCCTCGCTCATGCGCTGGAGCGGCGGCGGTTCGGAACCCGCACGTTCGGGACGGTCTCCCGTTTCCTTCGGGAAGTTCCCCAGAATCTGGTGGAAGAGATCGGAGCGCCGGTCGCGACGCGTTCGTGGGAAAGCGAAGGGCGCGGCTATGACTACTCCTACGACCAGAGCGCACCGGAAGAAGGCGAATCTGGTGGCTCGGGTGCGGCAGTGGGCGGGCGAGTGCGCCATCCGGTCTTCGGCGTCGGAACGATCCAGGCCGTGATCGGTCGCGGGCCTGCCCAGAAGCTGCGGATTCGTTTTGATCATGCTGGCGTGAAGACCGTCGTCGTGCGCTACGCCAACCTCGAGCCCGCTTGA